From Echinicola soli, a single genomic window includes:
- a CDS encoding glycosyltransferase family 2 protein has protein sequence MQRNSGTTFSICIAAFKSKHLRECIDSILAQTIGNFELIILNDCSPQPVEEVVSQFDDKRIQYHKNDKNVGALNLVQNWNKCLSLASGEFIMIMGDDDLLEPDYLEEFTLLMAAHPSLDVYHCRSKIIDDGGTPWLLTPSCPATEDVYDSIWHRLNQYRSNYISDYMYRSEALRDQGGFYQLPLAWGSDDITAFMATGQKGIAHSPKAVFRYRSHRMSISSTTTNGLAKLEADMGYAAWLKNFLQENPMGETETVIYRHLVENQDRYMHERRIFTITKIMASEAIPNITKWWWHRKKFQLSAKDVFLAAVKSRKMRKGK, from the coding sequence ATGCAGAGGAATAGCGGCACGACCTTCTCCATTTGTATTGCTGCCTTCAAGAGCAAGCACCTCAGGGAATGCATTGACAGCATCCTTGCCCAGACCATTGGTAACTTTGAGCTCATCATCCTTAACGACTGCTCCCCCCAGCCCGTTGAAGAAGTGGTTTCCCAATTTGATGACAAAAGGATACAGTACCATAAAAACGATAAGAACGTCGGAGCGCTTAATTTGGTCCAAAACTGGAACAAATGCCTCTCCCTGGCCAGCGGTGAATTTATCATGATCATGGGAGATGATGATCTCCTTGAGCCGGATTACCTGGAAGAATTCACCCTGCTTATGGCTGCCCATCCCTCCTTGGATGTCTACCATTGCAGAAGCAAGATCATTGATGATGGGGGAACACCCTGGCTGCTCACCCCTTCCTGTCCTGCCACCGAGGATGTTTATGACAGCATCTGGCACCGGCTGAACCAATACCGGTCCAATTATATTTCCGATTATATGTACCGCAGTGAGGCACTCCGGGACCAAGGGGGATTTTATCAGCTACCGCTGGCCTGGGGATCCGATGACATTACCGCCTTCATGGCCACCGGCCAAAAGGGAATTGCCCATAGCCCCAAGGCTGTTTTCCGCTACCGGAGCCATAGGATGTCCATTTCTTCCACCACCACCAATGGGCTGGCCAAACTGGAAGCAGACATGGGCTATGCCGCCTGGCTGAAAAACTTCCTGCAGGAAAACCCTATGGGGGAAACCGAAACGGTCATCTATCGGCACCTGGTCGAAAACCAAGACCGCTACATGCATGAACGGAGAATCTTTACGATCACCAAGATCATGGCCTCTGAAGCCATCCCCAACATCACCAAGTGGTGGTGGCACCGAAAGAAATTCCAGCTATCGGCCAAAGATGTTTTCCTGGCTGCCGTGAAAAGCAGAAAGATGAGAAAAGGGAAATGA
- a CDS encoding glycosyltransferase family 4 protein — MDIIFNPPVNTENKYIQIMVDPLRQEGYHIHELDGLFSSWKHFRRVRLIHLNWFENIDDSSIFKGFKSFFRKIIVLTTIHLSGKKLVWTMHNRMTHEKKTGKMSGFLTNRLLAWSDAIIIHCELSRQLLLEKSPSIAHKIHHIPHPDFVDSYGPAKPTVPTSGQPLRLLFVGAVKPYKNIELLMETVGDIEGISLTIAGKPKDDTYKKSLVQLAGNRPNINLQLEFIPDRLLPELLGDADLVVLPYDLNSSLNSGTVMLAFSYHKTVVCPEIGTLVDMQEAKENFFGYRYRDLAEHRQMIKRAIGKARALKKQDETALEGMGKFMQAHVLRHQSKALVGNRLKQLYAKLLTS; from the coding sequence ATGGATATTATCTTCAACCCACCGGTAAATACCGAAAACAAGTACATCCAGATCATGGTGGATCCCCTCCGGCAGGAAGGCTACCACATCCATGAACTGGACGGACTGTTTTCCAGCTGGAAACACTTTCGGCGCGTCCGTTTGATCCACCTCAACTGGTTTGAAAATATTGACGACAGCTCGATTTTCAAGGGCTTCAAGAGTTTTTTCCGGAAAATTATTGTACTGACAACCATCCACCTGAGCGGAAAAAAGCTGGTGTGGACCATGCACAACAGGATGACCCACGAAAAGAAAACCGGCAAGATGAGTGGTTTTCTGACCAACCGGCTGCTCGCCTGGTCCGATGCCATTATCATCCACTGTGAGCTGTCCAGACAGCTCCTGCTGGAAAAGTCACCTTCCATCGCCCATAAGATCCATCACATTCCTCATCCGGACTTTGTGGACAGTTATGGGCCTGCCAAGCCAACTGTCCCAACCAGTGGTCAACCGCTAAGGCTGTTGTTTGTGGGTGCGGTCAAACCGTACAAAAATATCGAGCTGCTTATGGAAACGGTCGGTGATATAGAAGGGATCTCCCTGACCATAGCCGGCAAGCCAAAGGACGACACCTATAAAAAAAGCCTTGTCCAATTGGCCGGCAATAGGCCCAATATCAATCTGCAACTCGAGTTTATTCCTGACAGGCTACTTCCGGAATTGCTGGGAGATGCCGACCTGGTGGTATTGCCCTATGATTTGAACAGCAGCCTGAATTCGGGCACGGTCATGTTGGCCTTCAGTTACCATAAAACCGTGGTCTGTCCAGAAATTGGCACATTGGTTGATATGCAGGAGGCAAAGGAAAATTTCTTTGGCTACCGTTACCGGGATCTTGCTGAACACCGGCAGATGATCAAGCGCGCCATTGGCAAGGCCCGAGCCCTAAAAAAACAGGATGAAACGGCCCTTGAAGGGATGGGCAAGTTCATGCAGGCCCATGTCCTGAGGCATCAGTCCAAGGCCCTGGTCGGCAACAGGCTCAAACAACTTTATGCAAAACTGTTAACGTCCTAG
- a CDS encoding glycosyltransferase family 4 protein, translating to MKILYINSLYAPDIRGGAELSLKLLVEGMQSRGVDVAVLSMVEDGGLRSSTVDGVRVYRAGLKNRYWPYGTAQPPAYQRLLWHVKDRENRDMAAYVQEVLEEEQPDLVSCHNLAGWSIAVWDEIHVRGIPIVQVLHDLYLLCPNSNMYKNDTACKGICMECRLLRLHHQRKSAQVDAVVGISQSILQRFIDENYFANATTQVIHNTRQIPNPGPARTRVEGSPLRLGYLGTLSKIKGIEWLIETVKQLDFPVHLRIAGKGKETYQAYLASISEGYPNIEFMGYTKPSELFPEIDVLVVPSLWEEPLGMVAIEALGHHVPVVANKAGGLKETVKEGINGLFCDADRPGSLAGALERLFTNPTDYNRLSAQARESVAAILDKDRMLDAYQQVLEATLTKDTIKPHR from the coding sequence ATGAAAATACTCTATATCAATTCACTTTACGCCCCTGACATTCGAGGTGGAGCAGAACTTTCGCTTAAACTTCTGGTGGAAGGTATGCAGTCCAGGGGAGTTGATGTAGCGGTATTGTCGATGGTAGAGGACGGCGGCTTGCGCTCATCCACTGTAGACGGTGTAAGGGTTTATCGCGCGGGCCTTAAAAACAGGTACTGGCCGTATGGCACTGCCCAGCCTCCCGCCTACCAGCGGCTGCTTTGGCATGTCAAGGACCGGGAAAACCGGGACATGGCCGCCTACGTGCAGGAAGTCCTGGAAGAGGAACAACCTGACTTGGTTTCCTGTCATAACCTGGCCGGTTGGTCCATAGCGGTCTGGGATGAAATCCACGTCCGGGGCATTCCCATTGTCCAGGTACTCCACGATCTTTACCTGTTGTGCCCCAACAGCAATATGTACAAAAACGACACCGCCTGCAAGGGCATTTGCATGGAATGCAGGCTCTTGCGGCTTCATCATCAACGAAAATCCGCCCAGGTAGACGCGGTGGTGGGTATCAGCCAGAGCATCCTGCAGCGGTTTATCGACGAGAATTACTTTGCGAACGCCACCACCCAGGTCATCCACAATACCCGGCAGATCCCCAATCCGGGTCCTGCCAGGACCAGAGTGGAGGGCAGTCCCCTGCGTCTTGGGTATTTGGGCACCCTGTCCAAGATCAAAGGCATCGAATGGCTGATCGAAACGGTCAAGCAGTTGGATTTCCCTGTCCATCTCCGCATTGCCGGCAAGGGCAAAGAAACCTACCAAGCATACCTTGCCTCGATCAGTGAGGGATACCCCAATATTGAATTCATGGGCTATACAAAACCGAGCGAACTGTTCCCGGAAATTGACGTGCTCGTGGTTCCGTCCCTTTGGGAAGAGCCTTTGGGCATGGTGGCCATCGAGGCACTTGGCCACCATGTTCCTGTAGTGGCCAACAAGGCAGGAGGGCTGAAGGAAACGGTCAAAGAAGGGATAAACGGGCTCTTTTGTGATGCCGACCGCCCCGGTTCCTTGGCCGGTGCCCTGGAAAGGCTTTTCACCAACCCAACGGATTACAACCGGCTGAGTGCCCAAGCCCGTGAGTCGGTCGCTGCCATTTTGGACAAAGACAGGATGCTGGATGCCTATCAACAGGTCTTGGAAGCAACATTGACAAAAGACACCATAAAACCCCACCGATAG
- a CDS encoding O-antigen ligase family protein, which translates to MATTLQQQNSALPLPVLEWKDVQLSELVFCMAIAATCLPIKVYPALFLVSAGFSYIESGKKYVAPWVIGLGVFSLYALISFFQVYEGQAALVTGITKLIINFAFLYCSFNWLAQRNNQNLLYLLDITLHVVFALLLLQLLVYHEALHFRLIAGSSSSGQASMLYDPQLFFWGLADKNMLGARIALLGFLYILVPVIRYRRVALWRIGFIFLLAYLSLSRTPIVALLIGCGYLLWTVLSKKHRIVMLVALAVLVPIVLQKVIRVDELTASNDGMGVRLVYWQAFFSHIADISPWGNGFMKAPSFLNQYAQFYHGEPHIHNTFMSCYLELGIIGLASFVLFLAGYAQSCFIINTHIHFWVACFLPLLAIMCILYSGYDNDIVMYLVLLVPLGTCRDNLPFSDVNIGLWNKKEKY; encoded by the coding sequence ATGGCGACGACCCTGCAGCAACAAAACAGTGCCCTGCCCCTGCCTGTCCTGGAATGGAAGGACGTTCAGCTTTCGGAGCTGGTATTCTGCATGGCCATTGCGGCGACCTGCCTGCCCATCAAGGTCTACCCGGCCCTGTTCCTGGTCTCCGCAGGATTTTCCTATATCGAATCTGGCAAAAAGTATGTGGCCCCCTGGGTAATCGGCCTTGGAGTGTTCAGTCTTTACGCACTGATCAGCTTCTTTCAGGTATATGAAGGACAGGCTGCCCTGGTCACGGGGATAACCAAACTGATCATCAATTTTGCCTTTTTGTACTGCTCGTTCAACTGGCTTGCCCAGCGGAACAACCAAAACTTGCTGTACCTATTGGACATCACCTTACATGTGGTCTTTGCCCTGCTGCTGTTGCAGCTGTTGGTATACCACGAGGCCCTTCATTTTCGACTGATTGCCGGTAGCAGTTCCTCTGGACAAGCCAGTATGCTCTATGATCCGCAGCTGTTCTTTTGGGGATTGGCCGACAAGAACATGCTTGGCGCCCGCATTGCCCTGCTGGGGTTTCTGTATATCCTGGTCCCGGTTATCCGCTACCGACGGGTCGCCCTTTGGAGGATCGGGTTTATTTTCCTGCTTGCCTATCTGTCCCTTTCCAGGACCCCAATAGTGGCCCTGTTGATCGGCTGTGGTTACCTGCTCTGGACGGTACTCTCCAAAAAGCACCGCATTGTCATGTTGGTAGCCCTGGCAGTCCTTGTGCCCATTGTCCTCCAAAAGGTCATCCGTGTGGACGAACTTACTGCCTCGAACGACGGCATGGGCGTGCGGTTGGTCTACTGGCAGGCATTCTTCTCCCATATTGCTGATATTTCGCCCTGGGGCAATGGCTTTATGAAGGCTCCCTCCTTTCTGAACCAATATGCCCAATTTTACCATGGTGAGCCACATATCCACAATACCTTTATGTCCTGCTATTTGGAGCTGGGCATTATCGGGCTGGCGTCGTTTGTGCTGTTCTTGGCAGGCTATGCCCAGTCTTGTTTTATCATAAATACCCACATCCATTTCTGGGTAGCATGCTTTTTGCCACTACTTGCCATCATGTGCATTCTCTATTCGGGATACGATAATGATATCGTGATGTACCTTGTCCTGCTGGTGCCATTGGGCACATGCCGGGACAATCTCCCTTTTAGCGATGTAAACATTGGGTTATGGAACAAAAAAGAAAAGTATTGA
- a CDS encoding glycosyltransferase family 4 protein has protein sequence MEQKRKVLIDGRWAGDTGIGRLFREVMQAAPQQVDCHYIQTKAGLGNMFSPVSLARDIARSDGEIFYSPSFMPPLYSKMPYVFTVHDLMHLFYYSTMHRIYYRQVIARLATRAKQVITVSHFSKAQLVSLLGIPEELVTVIYNGVDDHFLANQEASSLGRPYFLYIGNRRANKNLPAMLEAFAHAHIPKDYVFALSGKSDPQLNALIQDLGIEKRVQFLGYIPEEELPKVYKGAYATLFVSKMEGFGLPVLESMASGTPVLTSTKSSLPEIAGGAALCANPADILDIQQGIERLVSDQGMYEGFVERGLKRARQFPWSRTAEQTWKLILS, from the coding sequence ATGGAACAAAAAAGAAAAGTATTGATCGACGGCCGCTGGGCCGGGGATACGGGGATCGGAAGGCTTTTCCGGGAAGTCATGCAGGCTGCCCCCCAGCAGGTGGACTGTCATTATATACAGACCAAAGCAGGGTTGGGCAATATGTTTTCCCCTGTTTCCCTTGCCAGGGACATTGCCAGGTCAGATGGTGAAATTTTCTACAGTCCCTCTTTTATGCCGCCCCTATATTCGAAAATGCCTTATGTTTTTACCGTCCATGACCTCATGCACCTGTTTTATTATTCTACCATGCACCGGATATATTACAGGCAGGTCATTGCCCGGCTTGCCACACGGGCCAAACAGGTCATCACCGTTTCACATTTCAGCAAAGCGCAGTTGGTCAGCCTGTTGGGCATTCCTGAAGAGCTGGTCACGGTCATCTATAATGGCGTAGACGATCATTTTCTGGCCAACCAAGAAGCCTCTTCCCTTGGTCGTCCCTATTTCCTATATATTGGCAACCGCCGGGCCAATAAAAACCTGCCGGCCATGCTGGAAGCCTTTGCCCATGCACACATCCCCAAGGATTATGTCTTTGCACTGAGCGGGAAGTCCGATCCGCAGCTCAATGCGCTGATCCAAGACCTGGGGATTGAAAAAAGGGTGCAGTTTTTGGGGTATATTCCAGAGGAGGAGCTCCCGAAGGTTTATAAGGGAGCCTATGCCACGCTGTTTGTTTCAAAAATGGAAGGCTTTGGACTGCCCGTCTTGGAGTCCATGGCATCAGGGACACCTGTACTCACCTCTACAAAAAGTTCCTTGCCCGAAATCGCCGGCGGGGCCGCACTATGCGCCAATCCTGCCGATATCCTGGATATCCAGCAGGGTATCGAGCGGCTTGTAAGCGACCAAGGTATGTACGAGGGGTTTGTCGAGAGGGGGCTAAAACGGGCACGGCAATTTCCTTGGAGCCGCACAGCAGAACAAACCTGGAAGTTGATACTTTCGTGA
- a CDS encoding right-handed parallel beta-helix repeat-containing protein, with protein sequence MPQKIKTHTITYYLVTALLLICGSVSGQATSLEPSKTTVWNVKDHHAQGDGQTDDTGAIQQTIGMASAGDTVWIPEGTYRVRALGLRSGVHIKADGTLVQQLDSTQEFTNGHQNSSAPLFRGKDISNVSISLNAQALHEAIYLSGSRNVTIYDSHLSGDSTKFRSFSGILLYKCANISIGQTSVMGFGTDRRHTDSYQPGTGIRILESKEVTIQESTIRKNGENGIFIHASPDITVFHSDISYNGMSGIQVAFGTSGVEKNYRFENNTFHCNASDAVDINNRGPKGPQAIHAAIINNDSRDNGFVDGKSTPDGSGIATLVNVSDVEVIANQAKGNNRPAIYMEDCGEILVKDNVADNQVELVGGLKQLNMLSNVFSNVTFIDNVHAQYICMENNQLTTLHLPNGIRVDSLLINENELANASININLLGNIELLGNRIVNEGKNPTLLLVKADGIRIANNHILSHRAPALTIHASAKDVLVKENTIRSANTCIIDQGAVNLRIEGNKLTALETGSHYFTLRSKNPQNLQLTGNEHTGKEEYPVIFMEGKGTARLNAEKIIRGTTEFGEIKVATSNL encoded by the coding sequence ATGCCACAAAAAATAAAAACGCATACCATAACGTATTACCTGGTCACCGCCCTGCTGCTGATCTGCGGTAGCGTATCGGGCCAGGCTACCTCCTTGGAGCCTTCAAAGACAACGGTGTGGAACGTAAAGGACCACCACGCCCAGGGCGATGGGCAGACCGATGATACCGGAGCCATCCAACAGACTATCGGAATGGCCAGTGCCGGGGACACGGTCTGGATTCCGGAAGGCACCTATAGGGTCAGGGCATTGGGCCTGCGGTCGGGCGTGCACATCAAGGCAGATGGCACCCTGGTGCAACAATTGGACAGCACGCAGGAATTCACCAACGGGCACCAGAACTCCTCGGCGCCACTTTTCCGGGGCAAGGACATTTCGAACGTCTCCATTTCCCTAAATGCCCAAGCCCTCCATGAAGCCATTTACCTGAGCGGCAGCCGAAACGTCACCATTTACGACTCCCATTTGAGCGGTGACAGCACCAAGTTCCGCTCCTTTTCCGGGATATTGCTTTACAAGTGCGCAAACATTAGCATTGGGCAGACCTCAGTCATGGGCTTTGGCACCGACAGGCGGCACACAGACAGTTACCAACCCGGAACGGGCATCAGGATATTGGAAAGCAAAGAAGTCACTATCCAGGAATCTACCATCCGTAAAAACGGGGAAAACGGGATTTTCATCCATGCAAGCCCCGATATTACGGTATTCCACTCTGATATCAGCTACAACGGCATGAGCGGCATCCAAGTGGCCTTTGGTACTTCAGGGGTGGAAAAAAATTACCGTTTTGAAAACAATACGTTCCACTGCAATGCCAGTGATGCGGTGGATATCAACAACCGTGGCCCCAAGGGCCCGCAGGCCATCCATGCGGCCATCATCAACAACGATAGCAGGGACAATGGCTTTGTGGACGGAAAATCCACTCCCGACGGCTCGGGTATTGCCACCCTGGTCAATGTTTCTGATGTGGAGGTGATCGCCAACCAGGCCAAGGGAAACAACCGCCCGGCCATTTATATGGAAGATTGCGGCGAAATACTGGTCAAGGACAATGTGGCCGACAACCAAGTGGAGCTCGTCGGCGGACTTAAACAACTGAACATGCTGTCCAATGTATTTTCCAACGTGACCTTTATCGATAACGTGCATGCCCAATATATCTGTATGGAAAACAACCAGCTGACCACCCTTCACCTGCCCAATGGCATACGCGTCGATTCGCTTTTGATCAACGAAAACGAGCTGGCCAATGCATCGATCAACATCAACCTTCTCGGGAACATCGAGCTGTTGGGCAACCGCATCGTCAACGAGGGCAAAAACCCTACCCTGCTGCTGGTAAAAGCCGATGGGATCCGGATAGCAAACAACCATATTTTAAGCCACCGCGCCCCTGCCCTGACCATCCACGCCTCTGCAAAGGACGTGCTGGTCAAAGAAAACACCATCCGCTCGGCCAATACCTGCATTATAGACCAAGGAGCCGTCAACCTTCGGATCGAAGGCAATAAGCTCACTGCCCTGGAAACAGGCAGCCATTATTTTACCCTTAGAAGCAAAAACCCACAGAACCTCCAGCTTACCGGAAACGAGCATACAGGAAAGGAAGAATATCCGGTAATTTTTATGGAAGGAAAGGGCACTGCCCGACTGAATGCGGAAAAGATCATCCGGGGCACCACAGAATTTGGAGAAATAAAAGTAGCCACCAGCAACCTTTAA
- a CDS encoding glycosyltransferase → MKTNLFIPTLNAGKKWHEALEQLTSQALPLHRKVIIDSGSTDGTLDDPLLKDFDVISIDKKDFDHGGTRQMAVEKFPDAEIFIFLTQDAIPAGPYALSVLVAALENNPKLGMAYGRQLPHHGATTLESHARLFNYPKKSEVRSLEDRHRYGIKTISCSNSFAAYRKTAFFDAGGFPRGLILGEDAYIAGKMLLKGWEMAYIANAQVHHSHDYTVSEEFKRYFDIGVFHADSAWIFDHFGRAEGRGLEYLQSEIAHVLKHDPKVLPKSIGSLFAKWSGYKIGLMYKGLPTSFNKFLSMHKHFWHSTQ, encoded by the coding sequence ATGAAAACCAACCTTTTTATTCCCACGCTAAATGCCGGAAAAAAATGGCATGAGGCATTGGAGCAGCTTACTTCCCAGGCCCTTCCTTTGCACCGCAAGGTGATCATCGACTCGGGATCCACCGACGGCACACTGGATGATCCATTATTGAAGGATTTTGATGTGATCTCCATTGACAAAAAGGATTTTGACCATGGGGGCACTCGGCAAATGGCAGTGGAAAAGTTTCCGGATGCGGAAATCTTTATCTTTTTGACCCAGGATGCCATCCCTGCAGGCCCCTATGCCCTATCCGTACTGGTAGCGGCGCTGGAAAACAACCCAAAACTCGGCATGGCCTACGGCAGGCAGCTCCCCCACCATGGCGCCACCACCCTTGAGTCCCATGCCAGGCTCTTTAATTATCCAAAAAAAAGCGAGGTACGAAGCCTGGAGGACCGGCACCGGTACGGCATCAAGACCATTTCATGTTCCAATTCCTTTGCCGCCTATCGTAAAACGGCCTTTTTCGACGCAGGGGGATTCCCCAGGGGACTCATCCTTGGCGAGGATGCCTATATTGCGGGTAAAATGTTGCTTAAGGGATGGGAAATGGCCTATATCGCCAATGCCCAGGTCCACCATTCCCATGATTATACGGTTAGCGAGGAGTTCAAACGGTATTTTGATATCGGGGTATTCCATGCGGACAGTGCCTGGATCTTTGATCATTTTGGTCGTGCCGAAGGACGTGGACTGGAATACCTCCAATCAGAAATTGCCCATGTCCTCAAACACGACCCCAAGGTCCTGCCCAAATCCATTGGCTCGCTATTTGCCAAGTGGAGCGGCTACAAAATAGGCCTGATGTACAAGGGGTTACCAACATCTTTTAACAAATTTTTATCCATGCACAAGCACTTTTGGCATTCCACACAGTGA
- a CDS encoding sugar transferase yields MANHNQEIIYTRTLTTTAAIPDLFTLSDMITRDRLQNGILNMQMDSTTKIMKRMFDIFFSAMVLILGAPVYLALMAITKLTSKGPIFYKQERIGENAKPFEIYKFRSMYTDAEKNGPQLTSGNDPRVTKWGNFMRKTHLDEIPQFYNVLKGDMSIVGPRPEREHFINQIVSVSPSYKKLQGIKPGITSIGQVYFGYAETVQEMVERMKYDLLYLTGVNLRTDMYIIYQTVKVMINGKGQ; encoded by the coding sequence ATGGCTAATCATAATCAAGAAATAATTTACACCAGGACGCTGACCACGACAGCAGCAATTCCTGATCTTTTTACGCTTTCGGACATGATCACCAGGGACCGTCTCCAAAACGGGATCCTGAACATGCAGATGGACAGTACTACCAAGATCATGAAAAGGATGTTTGACATCTTTTTCTCTGCCATGGTACTGATCTTGGGCGCTCCGGTATATTTGGCCCTTATGGCCATCACCAAGCTTACCTCCAAAGGACCGATCTTCTACAAACAAGAACGTATTGGCGAAAATGCAAAGCCTTTTGAGATCTACAAGTTCAGGAGTATGTATACCGATGCGGAAAAAAACGGCCCGCAGCTTACCAGTGGCAATGATCCCAGGGTCACCAAGTGGGGCAATTTTATGCGTAAAACCCACTTGGACGAAATTCCCCAGTTCTATAATGTACTGAAGGGCGACATGTCCATCGTGGGGCCACGACCGGAAAGGGAGCACTTTATCAATCAGATCGTCAGTGTATCCCCTAGTTACAAAAAGCTACAGGGCATCAAACCGGGCATTACCTCCATTGGCCAGGTGTATTTTGGCTATGCCGAGACCGTACAGGAAATGGTCGAACGGATGAAGTACGACCTGCTGTACCTTACAGGTGTCAATCTTAGGACAGATATGTACATCATCTACCAAACCGTGAAGGTCATGATAAACGGTAAAGGCCAATAA
- a CDS encoding nucleotidyltransferase domain-containing protein: MNKDTGLTDAEPDAINAVFKRHPKILCAVLFGSRAKGDYKNGSDIDIALKGKELTLDILDIPIELEDLMIPYKFDIVGYNRIGEKT, translated from the coding sequence ATGAATAAAGATACGGGACTGACCGATGCTGAACCCGATGCTATAAATGCAGTGTTCAAAAGGCATCCTAAAATACTTTGTGCAGTTTTATTTGGCTCAAGAGCAAAGGGGGACTACAAAAATGGTTCTGATATTGACATTGCCCTTAAAGGAAAAGAACTGACATTGGACATACTGGATATACCAATAGAGCTGGAAGATCTTATGATCCCATATAAGTTTGATATAGTCGGTTATAATAGGATCGGTGAAAAGACTTAA
- a CDS encoding family 43 glycosylhydrolase, which translates to MHKPILFLLFSLLCACGGTATKQAVEQPLSIQNPVIRGEFPDPSVIEVDGTYYACGTSNDWAPIYPVYSSTDLANWEFESYVFMEAPDWTMGSFWAPELFYNDGTFYCYYTARRKDGISCIGVASTTDISKGFTDHGELIEWGSESIDAYVYDQQGQLYITWKAYGLNPDKPIQLLGSKLSSDGLALEGEAFPVVTAEAATWERGGIEGQSIVQHGDYLYLLYSGAACCGGGCDYKVGVARAKQMEGPWEKYTGNPILTDFGDWKCPGHGTPVSTGEGSWYYLYHAYAKEGFPYMGRSALLSPFYWDEKTGWPYFKTVDLMADSDGGVAPISIEDGFSGDQLKGWWRWDLASNDPVALVENGQLQLSGGHKQDTWATALCVVPEKPAYQVVAEMPTDTDHLQGLMLYGTHANMLGAAVKDGRLQVLELRNGAFSPLGASVAVDTDKVALKAQVENGHEVRFSYQTEGGEWQQLPVDGAENGLLKGEFLAFWQWGVKPGLFVEGEGTGSFIRFELAYNGN; encoded by the coding sequence ATGCATAAACCTATTTTATTTTTACTCTTTTCCCTGCTGTGTGCCTGTGGGGGGACAGCAACCAAACAAGCCGTTGAGCAGCCATTATCCATCCAAAACCCGGTGATCCGTGGGGAATTTCCAGACCCTTCGGTGATCGAAGTGGACGGTACCTATTATGCCTGTGGTACCTCCAATGATTGGGCGCCAATATATCCCGTATATTCCTCTACGGACCTTGCCAATTGGGAGTTTGAAAGTTACGTGTTCATGGAAGCTCCTGATTGGACCATGGGCAGTTTTTGGGCACCGGAGCTATTTTATAATGACGGTACGTTTTACTGTTACTATACCGCCAGACGGAAGGACGGCATTTCCTGTATCGGCGTAGCCAGTACCACTGATATCAGCAAGGGCTTTACCGACCATGGCGAGCTGATCGAATGGGGGTCGGAAAGCATCGATGCATACGTGTATGACCAGCAGGGACAGCTCTATATTACCTGGAAGGCCTACGGGCTAAATCCCGACAAACCCATCCAACTGCTGGGATCCAAACTGTCCAGTGATGGCCTGGCGCTGGAGGGGGAAGCATTCCCCGTAGTTACCGCTGAAGCAGCAACTTGGGAACGTGGGGGGATCGAAGGACAGTCCATTGTGCAGCACGGTGATTACCTCTACTTGCTGTATTCCGGCGCAGCCTGTTGCGGTGGCGGCTGTGACTATAAGGTCGGGGTCGCCAGGGCAAAGCAGATGGAAGGGCCCTGGGAAAAATATACCGGCAATCCCATTTTGACCGATTTTGGCGATTGGAAATGCCCGGGGCACGGCACGCCCGTGTCCACTGGCGAGGGTAGCTGGTATTACCTTTACCACGCCTATGCCAAGGAAGGGTTTCCGTATATGGGCAGATCGGCATTGCTCAGCCCCTTTTATTGGGATGAAAAAACCGGTTGGCCATATTTTAAGACCGTGGACCTGATGGCTGACAGTGACGGCGGGGTAGCTCCCATTTCCATTGAAGATGGATTTTCCGGGGACCAACTTAAAGGTTGGTGGCGCTGGGACCTTGCCAGCAATGATCCCGTTGCGCTGGTGGAAAATGGACAATTACAGCTGTCCGGAGGACATAAACAGGACACTTGGGCCACGGCACTCTGTGTGGTTCCTGAAAAGCCCGCATATCAGGTGGTGGCCGAAATGCCAACCGATACCGACCACCTACAGGGACTAATGCTTTATGGCACCCACGCCAATATGCTGGGAGCTGCTGTGAAAGATGGCCGATTGCAGGTACTTGAACTGAGAAATGGGGCGTTTTCCCCGTTGGGAGCATCCGTAGCGGTGGATACTGATAAGGTTGCCCTTAAAGCACAGGTGGAAAATGGCCATGAAGTACGCTTTTCCTACCAGACCGAGGGAGGGGAATGGCAGCAGCTACCTGTTGACGGCGCGGAGAACGGTCTGCTTAAGGGTGAGTTCCTGGCTTTCTGGCAATGGGGGGTAAAGCCTGGGCTTTTTGTCGAAGGTGAAGGAACAGGTAGCTTTATCCGGTTTGAGCTGGCCTATAATGGAAATTGA